One genomic window of Cheilinus undulatus linkage group 7, ASM1832078v1, whole genome shotgun sequence includes the following:
- the LOC121511753 gene encoding zinc transporter ZIP3-like gives MDILVAKLLGLLLLFGLMLAGVLVPVRLLLVDYDKAQRYRRALSLCNSFGGGVFLATCFNALLPAVRDKVSDVFQQLKISSDYPLAETMMMLGFFLTVFVEQTVLTFRKEKPSFIDLETFNAGGSEAGSDSEYDTPFISSARGSAGGRRSHGHQHGHFSPAELAGAGPLRLASLVLALSAHSVFEGLALGLQEDGAKLGSLFLGVAVHETLAAVALGVSVAKASLGMKDAAKLGVTVSLMIPLGMVVGMGIESAQTLAGSVVSVVLQGLAAGTFLFVTFFEILSRELEDKQDRLLKVLFLILGYAALAVLVFIKW, from the exons ATGGACATCCTGGTGGCGAAGCTGCTCGGCCTGCTGTTATTGTTCGGCCTTATGCTGGCAGGCGTGTTGGTCCCGGTGCGCCTCCTGCTGGTCGACTACGACAAGGCACAGCGATACAGGAGAGCTCTGTCCCTCTGCAACTCGTTTGGAGGCGGCGTTTTCCTCGCAACGTGCTTCAACGCTCTGCTGCCCGCCGTCAGAGACAAG GTGTCAGACGTGTTCCAGCAGCTGAAGATCAGCAGCGACTACCCGCTGGCTGAGACGATGATGATGCTTGGCTTCTTCCTCACCGTGTTTGTGGAGCAGACCGTGCTCACCTTCAGGAAGGAGAAACCGTCCTTCATTGACCTCGAGACCTTTAACGCTGGCGGCTCAGAGGCGGGCAGCGACTCTGAGTATGACACGCCCTTCATCTCCTCGGCGCGTGGGTCAGCAGGTGGGCGGCGCTCACACGGACACCAGCATGGGCACTTCAGCCCTGCAGAGCTGGCAGGGGCGGGGCCTCTACGGCTGGCCAGCCTGGTCCTGGCGCTGTCGGCCCACTCTGTGTTTGAGGGTTTGGCGCTCGGCCTTCAGGAGGATGGCGCCAAGCTGGGCAGCCTCTTCCTAGGCGTGGCTGTGCATGAGACCCTGGCCGCCGTGGCGCTTGGAGTGAGCGTGGCTAAGGCGTCACTTGGGATGAAGGATGCGGCAAAGCTGGGTGTCACAGTGAGCCTGATGATCCCTCTGGGGATGGTGGTGGGGATGGGCATCGAGTCGGCGCAGACGCTGGCAGGGAGCGTGGTGTCGGTGGTGCTGCAGGGACTCGCCGCCGGAACTTTCCTCTTCGTCACTTTCTTTGAGATCCTGTCGCGAGAGCTGGAGGACAAACAGGACCGGCTCCTCAAAGTGCTCTTCCTCATCCTCGGATATGCGGCGCTCGCCGTGCTCGTCTTCATCAAGTGGTGA